ATTTTCATAGAAATCACAAGAGGGCGTGGCGTTAACCGCTCGTACCAAACCCACTAAGGTCGTATCCATGTTCTACAGTAGTATGAGCACCACGACTGCTGGTACGACGACGCTTACTGACAAACAACAGCGAATTCTCCGGTACCTTCGTGAAAACGGCACGACAAAAACCTACTTCAAGTCCCGACTCATCGGCGACGAACTCGGACTGACCGCGAAGGAAGTCGGCACGAACATGACCGCCATCGCGGACGGAAACTTCGACGTGGAAGTCGAGAAGTGGGGCTACTCCTCCTCCACGACGTGGAAAGTCAGCGCATAATCGCGACGCGTCGTCCCAGTCGGTTTTCCGCCCGGCACTGGCCGGGCCCATCATCCACTCGTCTTCCCGAAAGCCGTTACTACCGAACGGAACGGAAACGACGGTAAGAGATCGAGAAACGGCCGATTTTCAGGGATCGAACGAAATCAGATTCGATGCTTCACCGGCGAACTGCTCCGCGTTCGCATCGAACGAATCAGCGTAGCGGACCAGCAGCGTGATGAGCGTCTCCGGGTGTCGAACGGCGTAGCCGTTCTCACGCGAGAGCAGGCCTTTTTCGTCCAAATCGGCGGCGTATTTGCTCACCGTCGGTCGGGAAACGTCGAGCGCGGCCGCGAGGTCACTGCCGGTCGCGTCGGGGTTGCGGAGCAGTTCGATCATCATCCCGCGCGGCGTGTCCCGTCGGAGATAACCCAACGCGACCTGTTCGAACGCGGAGAACTGCTCGGCCGGGAAGAAACGCCGGTAATCGCCGTCCCGGTGACTTTCGACCACGCCGAGTTCCACCAGTTGCCGGAGGTGGTGTTGTGTCTCGCCGGTGCCGAGTTGCAGGTCGTCGCGTACCTTCGAGAAATGTGCGCCCGGTGTCGTCGTGACGTAGCCCGCAATCGCGTCGCGGGCTTCGCTCTGCCCGCCGGAATGGTTCCCCTCGGCGAGCTTTGCGAGCGGCGCGGCAGCCCCCAAAACCGCAAA
The genomic region above belongs to Haladaptatus sp. R4 and contains:
- a CDS encoding MarR family transcriptional regulator is translated as MVKHGNVDENKRATLRRFAVLGAAAPLAKLAEGNHSGGQSEARDAIAGYVTTTPGAHFSKVRDDLQLGTGETQHHLRQLVELGVVESHRDGDYRRFFPAEQFSAFEQVALGYLRRDTPRGMMIELLRNPDATGSDLAAALDVSRPTVSKYAADLDEKGLLSRENGYAVRHPETLITLLVRYADSFDANAEQFAGEASNLISFDP